Proteins found in one Cyprinus carpio isolate SPL01 chromosome B10, ASM1834038v1, whole genome shotgun sequence genomic segment:
- the chd1 gene encoding LOW QUALITY PROTEIN: chromodomain-helicase-DNA-binding protein 1 (The sequence of the model RefSeq protein was modified relative to this genomic sequence to represent the inferred CDS: substituted 3 bases at 3 genomic stop codons), with amino-acid sequence MDGRSEDESVSNSSGESSNSDDESGSGSGSGSSSSSSSSSSSQSGSSDSGSGSDSGSHSDSEKSKEKNDQDSKIDGAAFWKSNPSILTVQRTAMLRKQQLQQQQSSSNTGSDEDSSSSDESDDESKSRTKGSGSDSDSGSGSGSGSSDSSAEEQENSDESVSDYEPSHKVKSRKPSNKANARNGKNNKAPKKKPSRSSSDDEDDYKKALAGPRRQATVNVSYKEDEELKTDSDDLVEVCGEDVPLPEEDEFETLERVMEMRIGRKGATGAVTTVYAVEADGDPNANFDPSRQPGEVQYLMKWKNWSHIHNTWETEETLKQQNAKGMKKLDNFKKKEQEKKKWLKAASPEDVEYLNCQQELMDDLHSQYQLVERIIGHSNQKSAAGYPDYLCKWQGLSYFECSWEDGALIARKFQKCIDEYMSRNQCKTIPSRECKVLKQRPRFVPMKKQPHYIGADGLELRDYQLEGLNWMAHSWCKGNSCILADEMGLGKTIQTISFLNYLFHEHQLYGPFLLVVPLSTLTSWQREIQLWAPQINVVVYLGDIRSRNMIRTHEWMHPQTKRLKFNVLLTTYEILLKDKSFLGNVSWAFIGVDEAHRLKNDDSLLYKTMIEFKSNHRLLITGTPLQNSLKELWSLLHFIMPIKFHSWELFEEEHGKGRDSGYTSLHKELEPFLLRRVKKDVEKSLPAKVEQILRVEMSAVQKQYYKWIFFCLFNFFFFGCILRRXCLVMVMMELKKCCNHCYLIKSPEEEFYNRQEGLQHLIRSSGKLILLDKLLVRLKERGHRVLIFSQMVRMLDILAEYLKYRQFLFQRLDGSIKGEMRKQALDHFNAEGSEDFCFLLSTRAGGLGINLASADTVVIFDSDWNPQNDLQAQARAHRIGQKKQVNIYRLVTKGSVEEEIIERAKKKMVLDHLVIQRMDTTGKTVLHTGAAPSSSTPFNKEELSAILKFGAEELFKEPEGEEQEPQVLDIDEILKRAETRENDPGPSTVGEELLSQFKVANFSMMEEEEIDMDTERDNKNWDDIIPEEQRRRLEEEERQKELAEIYLLPRMRKCAKQSNFNGNEGRRSRNRRYSGSDSDSVSDRKRPKKRGRPRTIPRENIKGFTDAEIRRFIKSYKKFGGPLERLDAIARDAELVDKSEHDLRRLAETVHNGCLKTLRENPCGPERTSGGRRGKVKGPTFRISGVQVNAKLVISHEEELAPLHKAIPADPEERKRYIIPCHSKAAHFDIEWGKEDDSSLLIGIYEYGYGSWEMIKMDPDLNLTHKAKQLQTRADYLIKLLSKDLAKKEAQKQAGTANSRKRKPRGKKNKAVKPKVDEVTNSLSSAPPSDKSSEEEDEKEEEEKETPPVKPPNRRARVSERPVKEEEEDEDEDEESDEDEPEDKEPEEEDIMEKVVKKEIKKEKKEEGRDSKEREPKEKEIKSEPEEETPAEKAVEVKAEVKKADTPVHTPSGGDALPLSDESEELDQKTFSVCKERMRPVKAALKQLDRPEKGLSEREQLEHTRQCLIKIGDHITECLREYTNPELIKQWRKNLWIFVSKFTEFDARKLHKLYKHAIKKRQENAQPNFLLCVNLCSFVFECVVLLLELLRGXRSRGRXRSDRHHSSRYHEHSKDRHAGDSYRKSSDPRKRPYSSFSNGKDHREREREQYRERGERQDSRYYSDSKHRKLDEHRSSREHRSESNSKDRTHAEHRLHSEHRSASDYTHPKSSRDYRYHADWQMEHRPRSPLGHRSPFEYSSDHRSTPEQVWSGRKT; translated from the exons ATGGATGGACGCAGTGAGGATGAAAGTGTCAGCAACAGCAGCGGAGAGTCCAG TAATTCAGATGATGAGTCTGGGTCAGGATCGGGCTCGGGCTCGAGTTCAAGCAGCAGCAGTTCTAGCAGTAGCCAATCAGGGAGCAGTGACTCAGGAAGCGGCTCGGATTCTGGAAGCCACTCGGACTCGGAGAAATCCAAGGAAAAGAATGATCAAGACAGTAAAATCGATGGAGCAGCG TTTTGGAAGTCCAATCCCAGTATCCTGACAGTGCAAAGGACAGCCATGCTCAGGAAACAACAGCTTCAACAGCAGCAGAGCTCCTCAAACACTGGCTCAGACGAG GACTCTTCCAGTAGTGATGAGTCGGATGATGAGTCAAAGAGCAGGACTAAAGG GTCTGGTTCAGACTCTGACTCGGGCTCTGGTTCAGGAAGTGGCTCGTCTGACTCTTCAGCAGAGGAGCAAGAGAACAGTGACGAGTCCGTGTCAGACTATGAGCCCAGTCACAAAGTCAAGAGCAGAAAACCTTCAAACAA GGCCAATGCCAGGAATGGGAAAAATAACAAAGCTCCTAAGAAGAAGCCCTCCCGCTCCTCCTCAGATGATGAGGATGATTATAAAAAAGCTCTAGCGGGACCTCGGCGGCAGGCCACAGTCAATGTGAGCTACAAAGAAGATGAGGAACTGAAGACTGATTCAGATGACCTGGTGGAGGTGTGTGGAGAGGACGTCCCACTGCCGGAGGAGGACGAGTTTGAGACGCTGGAGAGAGTTATGGAAATGAGGATAGGCCGGAAAGGAG CAACGGGGGCCGTAACCACGGTGTATGCAGTAGAGGCAGATGGAGACCCCAACGCCAACTTTGACCCCAGCAGACAGCCAGGAGAGGTGCAGTACTTGATGAAATGGAAGAACTGGTCCCACATTCACAACACCTGGGAGACAGAGGAGACGCTCAAACAACAGAACGCGAAGGGCATGAAGAAACTGGACAACTTCAAGAaaaaagagcaggagaaaaaGAAATG GCTCAAAGCTGCCTCGCCTGAGGATGTGGAGTACTTGAACTGTCAGCAGGAGCTCATGGATGACTTGCATTCACAATATCAGCTTGTGGAGAGAATCATCG GACATTCAAATCAGAAGTCCGCCGCAGGTTATCCAGATTATCTTTGTAAATGGCAGGGGCTGTCATACTTCGAGTGCAGCTGGGAAGACGGTGCTCTCATTGCCAGAAAGTTTCAGAAGTGCATTGATGAATACATGAGTCGGAATCAGTGCAAAACCATTCCCTCCAGAGAGTGCAAG GTTTTAAAACAGAGGCCACGGTTTGTGCCCATGAAGAAGCAGCCTCACTACATTGGCGCAGATGGGTTGGAGCTGCGGGACTATCAGTTGGAGGGTCTGAACTGGATGGCTCATTCTTGGTGCAA AGGAAACAGTTGCATCCTGGCAGATGAGATGGGTCTGGGCAAAACCATCCAGACTATCAGCTTCCTCAATTACTTGTTCCATGAGCACCAGCTTTACGGGCCGTTCCTTCTGGTGGTGCCTCTGTCTACACTCACGTCCTGGCAGAGGGAGATCCAGCTCTGGGCTCCTCAGATAAATGTTGTGGTGTACCTGGGAGACATCAGAAGCAGAAACATG ATCCGGACACATGAATGGATGCATCCGCAGACCAAACGACTGAAGTTCAACGTTCTGCTTACTACATATGAAATTCTGCTGAAGGATAAG TCATTTTTAGGAAATGTGAGCTGGGCGTTCATTGGTGTAGACGAGGCCCATCGGCTGAAGAACGACGACTCGCTCCTCTACAAGACTATGATCGAGTTCAAGTCCAACCACAGGCTCCTGATCACAGGCACACCCCTCCAGAACTCACTCAAAGAGCTCTGGTCTCTGCTGCATTTTATAATGCCTATAAA ATTTCACTCGTGGGAGCTGTTTGAAGAGGAGCATGGCAAAGGCAGAGACTCTGGCTATACCAGCCTTCATAAGGAGCTGGAGCCCTTCCTGCTGCGCAGAGTGAAGAAGGATGTGGAGAAATCTCTGCCTGCCAAGGTGGAGCAGATCCTCAGGGTGGAGATGAGCGCCGTTCAGAAACAATACTACAA gtggatatttttttgtttatttaatttttttttttttgggtgtataTTGAGGAGGTAATGTTTAGTCATGGTCATGATGGAGCTGAAGAAATGCTGTAACCACTGCTACCTCATTAAATCCCCTGAGGAGGAGTTCTACAACAGACAAGAAGGCCTACAG CACCTTATTCGCAGCAGTGGGAAGCTGATTCTTCTGGATAAACTGCTGGTTCGGCTGAAGGAACGAGGGCACCGTGTGCTCATCTTCTCCCAGATGGTTCGGATGCTGGACATCCTGGCTGAGTACCTGAAGTACCGGCAGTTCTTATTCCAG AGACTGGATGGGTCCATAAAGGGTGAGATGAGGAAGCAGGCGTTAGATCATTTCAATGCAGAGGGCTCCGAG GATTTCTGCTTCCTGTTGTCCACGCGAGCAGGTGGTCTGGGCATTAACCTGGCCTCTGCGGATACAGTGGTCATTTTTGACTCTGACTGGAACCCTCAGAATGATCTGCAGGCCCAGGCCAGAGCGCACAGGATTGGGCAGAAAAAACAG GTGAATATATACCGTCTGGTGACAAAGGGCTCGGTTGAGGAAGAGATTATTGAGAGAGCCAAAAAGAAAATGGTGTTGGACCACCTAGTGATTCAGAGGATGGACACCACTGGAAAGACAGTCCTTCACACGGGTGCTGCTCCTTCCAG CTCTACTCCATTCAACAAAGAGGAACTGTCGGCCATCCTGAAATTTGGTGCTGAAGAACTTTTCAAAGAGCCAGAAGGAGAGGAACAGGAACCTCAGGTCT TGGACATCGATGAAATCCTGAAGAGAGCAGAGACCAGAGAGAACGACCCTGGACCGTCGACTGTAGGAGAGGAGCTCCTCTCACAATTTAAG GTGGCAAATTTCTccatgatggaggaggaggagattGACATGGACACCGAGAGGGACAATAAGAACTGGGATGACATTATCCCAGAGGAGCAGCGGAGGAGACTCGAGGAGGAGGAGCGACAAAAAGAGCTAGCAGAGATCTATTTACTGCCCCGCATGAGGAAGTGTGCTAAACAG TCCAACTTTAATGGAAATGAGGGCAGGCGTAGCCGGAACAGACGGTACTCTGGTTCAGACAGCGATTCTGTCTCTGATAGAAAGAGGCCCAAGAAACGAGGAAGACCTCGAACTATTCCAAGAGAGAACATTAAGGGTTTCACTGATGCTGAAATACGCAG gTTTATCAAAAGTTATAAAAAGTTTGGTGGCCCTTTAGAACG GCTTGATGCTATCGCTCGAGATGCTGAGCTGGTGGATAAATCAGAGCATGATCTGCGGCGGCTGGCTGAGACCGTACACAACGGCTGTTTGAAAACACTAAGGGAGAACCCCTGTGGACCCGAACGAACCTCAG GAGGCAGGCGAGGGAAGGTGAAAGGACCCACCTTCAGGATCTCAGGGGTTCAGGTCAATGCTAAGCTGGTGATCTCTCATGAGGAGGAGCTGGCACCATTACACAAGGCCATTCCCGCTGACCCTGAGGAGAGGAAGAG gtATATAATCCCATGCCACTCAAAGGCAGCTCATTTTGACATTGAGTGGGGTAAAGAGGACGACTCCAGCCTGCTTATTGGGATTTATGAGTACGGTTATGGCAGCTGGGAGATGATCAAGATGGACCCAGACCTCAACCTCACACATAAG GCCAAACAGTTGCAGACACGAGCCGACTACCTCATCAAATTACTGAGCAAAGACCTCGCCAAGAAGGAAGCACAGAAACAGGCCGGCACA GCAAATTCACGCAAGAGAAAACCACGGGGCAAGAAGAATAAAGCTGTAAAGCCGAAGGTGGACGAAGTGACGAACAGTCTGTCCTCTGCACCGCCATCAGATAAGAGCTCTGAAGAAGAGgatgagaaagaggaagaggaaaag GAAACTCCTCCAGTCAAGCCGCCCAACAGAAGAGCACGTGTGTCAGAGCGGCCGgtaaaggaggaggaggaggatgaggatgaggacgAAGAGTCTGATGAGGACGAGCCTGAGGATAAAGAGCCAGAAGAGGAGGACATAATGGAGAAAGTGGTCAAAAAAGAGATTAAGaaggagaagaaagaggaggGTCGGGACAGCAAAGAGCGGGAACCAAAAGAGAAGGAGATTAAGTCAGAGCCTGAAGAAGAGACTCCTGCAGAGAAG GCTGTGGAGGTGAAAGCAGAGGTGAAGAAAGCTGATACCCCTGTGCACACGCCCTCCGGAGGAGATGCACTTCCCCTGTCTGACGAGTCTGAAGAACTGGACCAGAAAACCTTCAGCGTG TGTAAGGAGCGCATGCGGCCGGTGAAGGCAGCACTCAAGCAGCTGGATCGTCCGGAGAAGGGTCTGTCTGAGCGCGAGCAGCTGGAGCACACGCGTCAATGCCTGATCAAAATAGGAGATCACATCACCGAGTGTCTGAGAGAATACACCAACCCCGAACTGATCAAACAGTGGAGGAA AAATCTGTGGATATTTGTTTCGAAATTCACTGAATTTGATGCAAGGAAACTGCATAAACTGTATAAACACGCCATcaagaaaagacaagaaaatgctCAG CCGAATTTCTTGTTGTGTGTAaatttgtgttcttttgtttttgaatgtgttgTGTTGTTATTGGAGTTGTTGAGGGGTTAAAGGAGTAGAGGCAGGTAGAGATCGGACAGACATCACTCATCTCGCTACCATGAGCACAGCAAAGATCGGCATGCTGGAGACTCATACAGAAAGAGCTCCGATCCCAGGAAGAGACCCTACTCCTCCTTCAGCAACGGCAAAGACCaccgagagcgagagagagagcagtacagagagagaggagagcgacAGGACAGCAG ATACTACAGCGACAGCAAGCACAGGAAGCTGGACGAGCACCGCTCCAGCAGAGAGCACCGATCAGAAAGCAACTCCAAGGACAGGACTCACGCCGAACACCGCCTCCACTCTGAGCACCGCTCCGCCTCCGACTACACGCATCCCAAATCGTCCCGGGACTACCGCTACCATGCAGACTGGCAGATGGAGCACCGGCCGCGCTCTCCGCTGGGCCACCGCTCGCCCTTCGAGTACTCGTCTGACCACAGAAGCACACCCGAACAGGTCTGGAGCGGCCGCAAGACATAA